The window TTTGGGCCCAGCCGGATTCTGCAGCCCAGCTCTTCCGAAGCCTTTGAAAAATCTCCTGCTACAAGCCCGGGAAGCAGAATAAGGTCATACCGGTTTGAAAATTTTGCTTCTAAAAATGATTTAATGAGCTTTTTAGGAGTTATAAATGCGGCAATATCAATATCTGCTACGAGGACGTCTGCTTTTTCTCCAACTGCTTTCCTCACAGTATTTTCTGCAAGCCGTCCTGTTGCAATCAAAATTTTCATATTTTTTAAATAGAATAGCTAATAAAAAAGAGTATCTGTTCAATAGCCACTCTAAAAATGAGTTCCCGGTCAGGAAAAACCCGAGCTACCTGCCTTGAGGGAGCTTCCTTTCATAAATCTCTGATTGTTCTCCGGAAAGCTCCGGAGAATAACCTGAGGGGGCCCGGAAACCTGCGGGTCCGAGTTTTTGCCTGAATCCGGTTTAATTTATAAAATCAATAATCGATTCGTCGTGCTTTTTTCTGAGAGGCCCTGCAGTCTCTCCTCTTCTGCCCGCAGGGGGTATTCTTCCAAATCTCTGTTCCTGGATGGGTTCAGCTTCGGCTCTGGACTCCAGGATTCCAGCTCCCGCCTGAGGGCCCAGGATCTGGGCAGATTGGACTCCTGTCATGATTGCCATTACCCGGACTTTGCCTTCATAATCGTCCCTGATCCTTGCGCCCCATATTACATTAGCACTCGGGGAAAGTTCATAGGTAAGCATAGAGGCAATTTCCTCGGCTTCCTTCAAACTCATGTCAGGGCCGCCTGTTATATGGACAAGGCTTCCGGTTGCACCCTTGTAATCAACATCAAGCAGGGGGTGATTCAGGGCAGTCCGCACGACTTCAGTGCTCTTGTCCTGGCTCTTGGATTCTCCAACAAGCATGACGGCAACTCCGCCGCAGCTCATGATTGTTCTGATATCGGCGTAGTCAAGGTTGATCAGAGAGGGCACTGTAATGGTTTCAGTTATTCCTTTCACGGTTTCGGCAATTAACTGGTCCATTACTGAAAAAGCCTGGTCAATCGGAAGGTTAGGTACGTAGTTTAGCAGCCTGTTGTTGTCCAGGACAATTACTGTGTCCGCTGCCCTGCGCAGTTCTTCAAGTCCTTCTTCTGCTTTGAATATACGGGCTCTTTCGACCCTGAAGGGGCTTGAAACCATCCCTACGACGATCGCTCCCTGTTCTTTTGCAACCTCGGCAACTACGGGAGCAACTCCTGTTCCCGTGCCTCCTCCAAGGCCTGCTGTAATGAAAACAAGGTCTACATTCTTTAAAACTTCTTCAAGAGTGCCTCTGGCAAGTTCTGCAGCTTTCTTTCCTGTTTCGGGATAGCCGCCTGCTCCCAGGCCTCTTGTGAGAGTTTTTCCTACAAGGATCTTCTTGTCAGCCCTTACATTGTCAAGGTGCTGCTTGTCTGTATTGATACATACCGTTTCGGCGCCTTCGATGCCTATGTTGTAGAGCCGGTTTACGGTATTATTTCCTGCGCCCCCGCATCCTACAATCATAATTCTCGGCTGCCCGAAGTCTTCTAAGTCTTCTTCGGAGGAGGAAGTTTTTCGGTATTCCTTCTCTTTTTCGCTGAATCTCATTGCTTCCTGTACTATAGATTGCAATTTATCCCCTCGGCTGGATTTCGTTTATCATGTTATCTTTATTTTTTTTGACTCCCCACCCTCTTTATCGGGGGGTAAATTTCTGGTTGTATTCAGGTTGAATTGGGGATAACCTGTAAAAATCTAATAAAAGATTTTCATCCGTTATCTTTAATAAGTTGACACCCTACTACATTTAAACATACCGAATTTATTTATACAGTGTTCCCTAATTGTATATGAAGTTTAAATATGTCGCCCATAAATTTCATATATTTTACTTTTTTCTGCCTTTTTTCCTGAATTCTCAGGGTAAAAAGGTAACTAACTTACGCAATATTTATATATAGTTATCTAAAACTTTTTTGAAAGTCTAATTTATCTGGAATGCTATCCTGATCATGCATGTCAGGGCAATTTTTCTTCTCTTTCTTACATGTTATTTTACGGCCCTGCTTTCCTCTTATTATTGGATATGTGATCTCTATGATACTTTTTCGTTGAGACTTCCAAACTGGTAGACTTTCAATTTTATGAAACTGTTTATATTATTACCTTCAAGTAGAAGTCTCATCTTAAAAACTTTTTCGGTATCATTCGATGATTTTAAGGTACTTACTTATTTTTTTCAGTAGTTTGGGTGGACTGCACATAAATGTTTATATACATTTAAGTTATATCTCCTGAATTTTCTGATTATCCCCTTAGATTCTGTGTTTAATATTAACTTAATTATTTTCTTCAGTTTGCACCTTCTGAATGACGGTTTCCTTTTATACAGGGAAAAATCTAGAGATTTGAATCCTTTTCACAATCTTATTATAAAAGCTTCTTCTCACTTTAACGAACTTGTAATTATAGGGCTGTTCCTTCAGGAATGCCGGGAAAGCTTTAAGACTGCAAAACCATTTTTACTTTGAGTTACTTTTCCCTAACTCTTTACCAAACTGCATTTCGGAAGAGTCATTAATTGTTCATTAACTTTACCAAATCTTCCTATACAGTTTTCATTTATTTAGGTTCAGGAGCCAGAAACGTGTTAAAAGCATTAATTTTTGATATGGATGGAGTTCTCGTAGATTCCATGCCTTTCCATGCAGCAGCCTGGAAAAAGGCTTTTCTTGATGTGGGTATGGAAATCCAGGACGAGGATATCTATGCAATCGAGGGTTCAAATCCCAGAAACGGCCTTCCTCTACTTATCAGAAAAGCCCGAAAAGAGCCCGAAGCTTTTGATTTTGAAATTATCACTGCAATCTACAGGCAGGAGTTCAAACGAATTTTTGAACTGAAGGCTTTCGATGGGATGAAAGAATGCCTCGAACTGCTTAAAGTACGTTTCCTGCTCTCGGTAGTTTCAGGCTCAGACCGCCTTATAGTTAACGGAATCCTTGACCAGCTCTTTCCCGGTATCTTTGATGCCGTGGTTACCGGAGATGATGTCCTTAATTCCAAGCCCCATCCGGATCCTTTTCTGAAGGCAGTTGAGCTTCTTAAAGTCGGTAAAAAAGAATGTGTCGTTATCGAGAACGCCGTTCTGGGCGTGGAAGCCGCAAAAGAGGCTGATATTTACTGTATAGGGATCCCCACATATGTGGAGCCTTCAAAGCTCAGCAGGGCAGATCTGGTGGTGGGAGATCACAAAAAGTTAATGGAACATCTTCTTAGCCTGGGGTAATCTCCTCATTCTTAAAATAGGGATTGTGGCCCCAGGGGGTCACAGTAGCCTTACGGTTTCGAGGTTCGTGAGAGCACGTGTCTCGATCTTAAGTTTCTTGTAAATAGAGCTGGCCAGGTCCACGCAGGCTTTTTCGTCTCCGTGTTCGGTGAACACTCTCTCTGGACGGGGCTGCATTCTCTTTATATAATCCATAAGCTGTCTCCTGTCCGAGTGGCCTGAGAAGCCGTCTACTACCTGCACTTCCATGTTCATTTTCAGGATTTCGTTGTTTCCGTTCTTTCCTGTCATGGGGATTTCCTTCCATCCCTTCTGGATCCTGCGTCCTACAGTTCCGTCAGCCTGGTAACCTACAAACACAAGAGTATTGCGTGGGTCCTCGGCAAAGGCCCTGAAATAGTCCATAACAGGTCCTCCGTTCATCATGCCCGAGGTTGAAATAACCACACAGGGATGAGGGTTCTGAATTAGCTTCTGGCGTGCCTCATGGGAGTCAACCGGTTTGAAGCATTCGGATAGGAAGGGGTTCTGGCCTTTCTGGAAGATCAGTTTCCTTAGATCGTTGTTAAGGTATTCGGGATGGGTTGCATGGATTGCAGTAGCTTCCCAGATCATCCCGTCAAGGTAGATCGGGACATCAGGAATTATACCTTTCCTTATGGACTCTTCGAGCACGATCATAACTTCCTGGCTTCTGCCTACAGCAAAAGCAGGGATAAGTGCAATTCCTCCACGTTCAACTGTATTCTTAACCACCATCTGCAGGTGCTTTTCAGCGTCCTTAATTGCAGGCTGGAAGGCGTTAGAATTCCCATAAGTAGCTTCAGTGATGACTGTTTCAACTCTTGGGAACTTGTTAACAGCAGGGTCAAAAAGCCTGGTTTTCTCATATTTATAGTCTCCCGTAAAGACTACATTATGGAGCCCATCTCCAATATGGAAGTGGGAAATTGCCGAGCCCAGGATATGACCTGCATTGTGGAAAGTCAGTTTTATGTCAGGAGCGATGTCTGTTACTTCCTCATAGTCCAGAGGTATGGTGTGTTTGAGGGTCTTTGTTATCATCCCTGATTCGTAAGGGCTCTTCTTCCCTTCTTTAGCTGCCACGTCGATGTAATCGAGCTGGAGCAGTACCATAAGGTCTCTTGTGGGAGGCGTACAGTAGACAGGCCCTTCGTACCCATACTTGAAAAGCAGTGGGACAAGTCCCTGGTGGTCCAGATGTGCATGGGTAACTATTACGGCATCTATATGGCTTAATGGAAAAACTTCAGGAACGTAGAGGTAAGGCGTCATGTTTTCGTCAGAACCTACATTGACTCCGCAGTCAATCAGGATTCTGGATTCAGGAGTCGAAAGTAAAAAACAGCTTCTTCCTACTTCTTTGCATCCCCCAAGGGCTGTAACCCTTACCCACTGGTCTTTTGAGGTACACTCCCTGTGAATTTTCCTCCCCACGGTTTTCAGGATTTCTTTTCTTTCTTTGAGGTTGTTCCTCATGAACTCCCGGATGTTTTTCACTGTACGGGACTTAATAGGAGGGGTCCGGACAACTTTGGGAATCCAGCCGATCTGCTTTGTAATCTCTCTCAGGGTTGCGCCATGTTTTCCTATTACAAGCCCAGGTTTTTCGGCTTCGATGATCACTTCTCCGGAGTCGGGGTCAAAATAGTAGCTCGAGATTACGGATTCTTTTGGAACAACTTCTTCAATTATAGAAATAGAGTCTTCAGGAGTTGCAAGCACCCTGGGATCAGGACGCATAGCAATCCGCGTCCTTAGTTCTTTTGCCAGGTTGCGGATGATATTTCCGTCGTCTGCGAATTTACGGGGCTCTTCAGTGTACAGGACAAGCTGAGGGCCTTCGAATTCGACGTCGGTAATTGTAACTCCGGCGGGTAGATTTTTCTCAATTTTATTTTTGAGGTCTAATAGCACGTCTTCAATAGGCATTAAGAATCTTCCTTTTAGTCAAAAAATCAAAAAGTATCTGGATGTTAAAAAAATAATATTTGAAAAAGGTGTTAGTTTATATTTTTAAATAAAAAACCAACAGTTAAATTATTTAGTTTAATAAAGCCCTTCTGGATTTTACTTCTTCAGGATCCAGCCTTTTGAATGCCTCCTTCGTAATTACGACTACATCGATATTTTCTCCAGAAGCTGAGTCTCTTTTCGTTGCATTGTGAATTGCCCGGATCGCAAGATCGAGACCTTCTTTCACAGTCATATCCTCTCTGTACTGGTCTTCCAGTACTCCGTAAGCCATGGGAGAACCTGAACCTGTTGACGAGATCCTTGTCTCTTCAATACTCCCCCCCATTGCATCCAGTGAGTAGATTCCAGGTCCGTTTTTGTCAACCCCTCCGATAAGGAGCTGGACCATCATGGGATAGTAGCGGTTAGCATTCAAGAAGTTAGACAGCAAAGTGGTAACTCCTTTGATTGTCATGGATTCGTTCCTGCGCATTTTGTAAAGTTGTGACTCTACACTTACCAATCGCACAAGCTGCTGAGCGTCCCCTACCGAACCGGCAGTGGTCATCCCTACCAGGTCATCGATCTGGTAGACTTTCTTTGCAGTTTTGCTTGCGATGAAATGCCCCATTGTGGCTCGCTGTTCACTTGCGAGCACGATTCCGTCAGTACAAACTACTCCTACGGTAGTTGTGCCTTTTAGATATTTGTCATTATCCATAAACATACCCTCATAATAAGTTAAAAATGAGAAATGTAGCTAAAAAAAATGTTTTATTTGAGGTGAGCATTTTTAGCTTAAATCGCAGGATTTAGCAATCCATTATCTCATTATTAATATCGCTATATATAAGTTTTCCTCCTTTTTCTAAATGCGTTCGCATTTAAAACCGGAGAATTACTTTACAAAATAATTTTTCTATTTTTCTATATACTGGGTGTCCGAATTATTCTCTCCGGGAAGTTCTTAATTTAGTGGGAAAGTCCCTCTACTTCTTCAGCGAGGTTCTTAATCCTCTGGACTACATGTTCGGATATATCCTTTTTACTCATGAGCTTCAATCTTTCGTTTATTGTTATTCTCTTTGTTCCTTTTACAAGGTTGTCGGCATGTGCAACGATTTTTTCCTCCAGACTCCGGGGGAAATAATCATCTTCGGGAAGTCCGAATTCCTTTGCTTCTTCTTTTGAAACTCCGGCTCCGATATGCCGTTTGATTATTTCGGCAACTTCAGGTTCGACTCCTTTGTTTTTAGCCAGCTTGAATCCTTCAACCGCATGAGCAATCCCATGAGTCCGGCACCTTCCTAAGTCGTGCAAAATAGCCCCTACTTCTACAAGCTCCGGATTTACGTTATTTCCGGCTGTTTTTGCCTTTTCTGCGATCTCGACTGCAAGTGAGGCAACCACCTTGCAGTGTTCGATTACATTAGGGGCGCAGCCTGATTCTTCAAGCAGCCTTATTGCCTGGGCCGGGGTAGTCAAGATCAATTCCTTATATATTATTCAAGGCATCCACGCGCTTTTTCAGGACTCCCACAAAAAGGGAGTTGTCGTAATAGGCCAGGTCTTCTCCGCACATGGGACAGAGAAATTCTGTTTCAGTTGCTTCGTCAAAAAGAAGGCGAACACAGCCCTGAGGGCACGTATAGAAAACATTGTTGTCTTCAAATTCCAGGCGAGTCTTCAGGTTGCGGAGCAGTTTTTTCTTTTCCCTCATAAGCTGGTGCTCTATGCCGGAAAAGTCCAGATGCCAGAGATATGTCAACCATCCGCTGTTTGAATCTCTCTCTCTTACAACGATTGCAAATTTATTCTCATAAAGTATGAATAGAGTTCTTCTCACCGTATTCAACAGAACTCCAGTCTTTGTTGCAATTTCTTCATCCGTGATCTCGCCTTCGGGCATATCTCCTATCATTTTAAGCCCGTCTTCCCCTACAAGGCTCATAAGATATCCTCTAATTACCTTGTCATTTAAATCGACCAAAGTGTTCACCTCGCAAATCCCTTATCTAAATTGGATATACCAGTATTAAAGTTTGCATTAAGCTTTTTCTCAAAGAGATTTCTCATCTCTAGAAAAAGCTGCACTTTTGAAACCGAACCTCATGCTTTTCCGGCAGGGTTCAGAGGCTTTCTTCCTTCTTTCGTTTGGTTTGCAATAAAAGTCTTTATCCTTTCTGCCCCTCTTTCAAGAGATAGGATTGCCTCGTCTCTTGTTGAGGCGCATGCAAACAGGGAGGTAAGAGGCCAGTCAGGCTCAGTAACAGTTCCCATGGAAGGAATATCAGCGCTTTTTTCCTTGAGAATGACGTTCATGAGTTTTCTGTCTATAAAAAGTTCTCTATCTGAGTACAGAACCCCTCGTGCAGCAAAAAGTTTTGCTTCAGGTTTTTCGGGAAGTTCTCCTCTGAAGCATCCAATATGGGCTTCAAAAAGGTTAATTTTCGTCGACATCTCTATGGTGTCCAGGCTGCCCTGAAATCTTGGGTTTACTTCCAGCACTACAGGCCCCTTTTCCGTTGCCAGGAAATCTACGCCATTTGAGCCCAGGAGCCCGAGTTCGAGCACCAGTTCTTCAGCAAGGGCTTCCATTTCCTCCGCGTGCGCTGTCTTGAAAGGAGTTACGTTTCCGCAGTAGGCAAACGGAAGCCTTGAAAGCCAGGGCGCTCCTATCAATTGCTCATTTACAGCAATTGCCAGAGCTTGATTGTTTGTGGAAAGCAAAGAAACGCTTGAAGGAATTCCTTCCAGAAACTCCTGGATTACAACCTCCTTTTCCGCAAATTCCGGGTCCAGCCTGGATAATTCTTCTAAAGCTGACAGCAGTTCCTGCCTGTTCTTTGCAACCCTGTTAAAGATTCCCCCTCCTCCTGAGGCAGGTTTGAGAATAACAGGGTATTCGATATCATCCAACTCCTCTGGAGAATAACAGTGAGGGTGCGGCATCCCAAGGGCTTCAAGCTTTTTTGCAAGGTGCAGTTTGTTTGAAGCTTCCTTAACTGCGTCGGGGCAGCTGGCAAGTACGGGACAGGGGAAACTGCCCGGGTCCAGCATCTCCATTCCCGAGCCGGGTACTATGGCGTCAAAGTCAAGCCCGAAGGCGTTCATTTGAGCTATTATCCAGCGAGGATCAAGCTGATGGAGTTCACTTGAAGTCCTGCACTCAAGGAGAGCTGATGCATATGCACATTTTTGCAGGTCAAGGTCACGAAAAGCATCTATGGAGCAGACAGCATAACCTGCCCTGCTTGCCGAGCAGACGATGTTTCGCGTATCAAACCCAATTGCAAGGATATTCTGCATGTTTTCTCGTTTTTCCGGATTTTTCATAAATTCTCAGCAGGAAACCCCTGAGTCTTTAGCTCAGGGGAGGAATGCGTCAACTTCTCCGTCCTGCTCTGTTGAATTAGTTTTTTATTAATGTAATGAGGGCGAATAAATCACCCTCCACCTACATACGTAGGGTCATACGTATCCGAATTGTGGACTCCAACTTCGTGAAGTTGGAGTGTTACAGCGTAGCTGGAACCAGTCAATTCCGGAATCCGTCCTCCTCTCGATCTGATATGGAAAGTTTTAACGATGCAAGCACTGTCCCTACCTCTCAGGACTGTTTAACCGGCATCCTTAGAGCCTTTAACTGAGGCGACATTCAAGGGTAACTATTTCTTTCCTATCGTTTACCGATTTTCCATTGCTCCTAATCGGTGATCTGGTCAACCAGGGCTTGTTAAACAAGCCCCTGAGTCTTTAGCTCAGGGTAGTTGACTTTTCCTGCGGCACATCGGAGTGTGCCAGCGCAAAGATTCCATATTCTGTTTTCAGAACCGGGATTTCACTTCCTGCTTCTGCACTAAAGGACATTGGCTTTTTTATTGCAACAGTTTTATACGTCTCGGGGTCAAGCACAAGAATTGCATTTTCTTCGATTGAAACCAGAACTGTAAAAACAGCATCCTCAAGATTTGCAATTTTTTCTGCGCCTTTGAGGTCTTCAGGAGTTGAAATAAACCTGGAGCCGTCTTCAAGGCTTATCCCGTTGACTTTCTTGCCTGAGCTTCTTATCTGGATAATCTTTCCCCTGAACCTTATCACGTCTCCTGGCATGAATTCCGGAAGGCGCATGGCGAAAGTAATCCTGTAGAGGTTTTTCCCGTCTTTCATCCCAACAAGGGTAGGAGACTCGGAAAAACTGCCTCCGAGTTCGTTAACGATCAGTCGGCAGACTTGCCTGCTGGCGTTCATGGAACCCATGTAGAGGTCAATTCCTTCCTTCAGTTCAAGGGCTTCGCTTATAAAGGCAAGCCGGTCGCCTTTCTTTCTCATGCTTTCCATGGATTCCCTGGCAATGGCAGAGCAGCTTCTCTTTTCCTCTTCAGTAGGGAACCTGCCTGCTGCCCTTATCTGAATGATTGCTTCAAAGTATCCTCCGGATTCACGGCTACACATATCGCAGGCTGTCCGCTGAATCCTTACTTCGGTTTTAGCTTCGGCATGGACTGGCTCTTCTTTGACTATTGCATTTATTTCGGCTCTCACCCTGTATATATAAGGCGTCATTTCTTTTGGTTCCATACAGAGTTCCACATCGCTGGCTTCATCGTGGATAAAAAGGGCATTTTCTACGGCTTTCAGCACCACTTCTTCGACATTGCCGATGTTTTCCCAACGGCTCCTGTGGAAGTATGCTCCGCAGCTGGAACAGATCCTTACGTGAAGTACAAGAGGCAGCTCAATTGGTTTGAAGGTTTCAAAGAAACAGTCCCTGCAAACGGAATCAAAAAGTTTATCGCATTCGTTGCCGCATTTCGGGCATGTGATGGAATTCATCTATAATCCTTACTGATAATCTTCTTGGAATAGTGGGTCTTAGAATATTTAGAAAATAAAGTTTCTATAGTAATACTGAACAGTTCACCTGTTAAGTACTCTCATGTTATTTAAGAATAGCTGGGTCTGCTAATTTTACCTGTAAGCATCCAGGCTCCCCGAATTTTCCGAAATGCAAAACCAGCAAAAAGGTACAACATAGTTGCAAATCGATTTTGAAAAATATATAGTCTAAACTTTAATTAAATAGGTACTTGTCTTATATTAATATTTCCCATCCTAGTTGCGCCGCCCTAGTTGCGCCACCTGAATTGCGCATCGGGATCACAGAAAATCATATCTTTTCTGGGAGTTGCACTGCAAGTGCAACAGTACGCGGTCCTTTTCGCTACGCTCAAGAGGACTATTTTATGGTTTATTATAGTAGTGAGCTTCGTTCAAGTGGACTAATCTATATAAACAGATGCTGATATTAAACAGATGCTGATATTAAACAGATGCTGATATTTGTCCAGGATGGCTGATTTTTTACTGGACTGAAACCCAATAGCTCCTGAATATGCAAGAAAGCGAAGTCTATTAAAAACCAGAGTTTCCTGAAAAGCTAACAGCTAACTTATTTAAAAGGGACTGAAATTGTAATTAAAAAAAGAACATTCCGTGTCATGGAGACACGGAACTGTAAGTTTTTCAATTTACATTTGGATTTATTGTTTTGGGGGCCAGTTCTTCTCGATCCAGCCAGGTATACGGCCGGAGTCCATTGGACCAACCTTTACATTTGCACCAAGTGTATCTTCGAGGTCACCCTGCAGACGTGCTGAGAGACCTGGAATGATAAGGGTGTGGTGGTTTGTGTCCTTATTGAGGTCGAAACCAGCTTTGTCGAAGGCGTCCTTTACCTTTGCGGAAGTCAACTGACCACCGGCAACGGAAGCTTCCACACCAATACCATCGGTGTCAACTGCAAGCAACCAGCATACGATGCCATTTGCTGATATATCGCTTTCTACCGTGTAGTAGGTAAGGGCGAAGTTGGTGGTGAAGAACACCGGAGAGTCTTTGTCAGGTTCTCCAACCTTATACATACCTCCGTCCACGGAGACAGGTGTCCTCGGGTCGGTGTATATTGTTTCAGCCAGGTGCATTTCAGGCAGTGCGGCATATGGCTCCAGACTGTGGAGGATCATAATGTCGCCGTACCTGATTGTGAAGACTGAAGCAATAACGGTTTCCCAGTAGGAGGCGCTGACAGGGTCTGCAATTCCTGCCATCCAGGCTGTGAGCGGGAGAGCCATGATCGGGTATGCGATCTCGGTGTCGCCCATAATGCCTGCTCTCCTGATTTTCAGGAAGTTGTTGAAGGAGTCCTTCAGGCCTTTGCCGCTTGGGTAGGTCCCCGGGTCGAGCACAATGTCCTGAATTCCGGACTCTGCAAAGGTCTTTGCAAGGGTCTTAAGGGCATCGAGGTCATTGAAGGCTGAAACTACAACAGGCACCTTGTACTCAAGAGCAAGTTCTCCGACTTCTTTCCAGTTGTCCTTGTTTGCAGCGTAGAGCAGTGGGTTTTTGTCCTTTGCAACCTCAAGTCCTGCCTTCAGGACTGCGGGGTTGAAGGAACAGAAGATCATAGGCAGGCCTATTTCTGCTACCTTCTTTACGGCTGCTGCGAACTTTGCCGGGTCGTTGGAAGTAGCTTTGATTGCCACACCGTCGAGAAGCAGGTTGCGTCCTACATAGAACTTCTTGAAGTCAGCGATTTTGTTTACTCTCTCAATAAGGGCGGCTTCTTCGAGGTTGTCTGAAACATCGAAGAACAGCTTTGTCTTATTGAAGAAAGTGAGCTTGTGGCGGTACAGGACATCGTCTCCACCGATGTTTACTGCCTTTTCACCTACTCCTATGGTAACCTGGCGGATCTCAGGAGCAAGGATAATATCGAGTTCTTTAAGCTTCTTTGCGTACTTCTTTTCCTTGACCAGGGGTGGGCAATCTGATGTCTTACCGGACCTGTCAATCAGCTTGGAGGCAAAGGCCATACATGTAGGTTCACCACATTCTCCACAGTTGGTCTGGGGCAGGTACTTGTAGGCTTCTAATGGGCTGTTTATTTTCATGTTTTACACCTCCGTTCCGATCCAGTTGCCGATGTCAACAGGCTCTGCGTCGACTAAGCCGAAAAGGGTCTGAGTGATCTGCTTCAGGACTGCAACCGAGGTTGGGTGCATCATCATGAAGAGATCGTTTCCTGCAAGTGCAAGGGACAGACCTGTGACGATTTCCCAGATAGGTCCTCTGTATTCTCTTGGGCCCCAGTCAGTGTCCTGACCCAATGGGGAGCCAACCATCCATGATTCACGAGCACCCCATGCGTTGGTGGTACCTGAAGACATCGGGAAGGTCAGTTCGTCATCACCCATAAGGGCTGCAAGTCTGATGCGCTCCATGTTGGTGTAAGCGTAGTCGAGACCATACCCGAGGGCGGCAGTGGTTGGGTCCATGATGATTCTGTCTCTGGGCACTTTGCACTGCTTCATTAGTTTCCTGTTAAGTTCCTTCTGGGCGTTCATGTCCAGCTGGGTCCAGGAAAGCACGTCGTGGTCGTACTTTAATGCGGCTTCTGCGATTACGGCATAGTCCAGGTTCAGGCTGGCAGATGCAAGGAGGCAGCGTTCGCCTTCCGCAGCTTCGGCGGCTTTTGCCAGAACTTCTGGGTCCTTCTGTGGGTTTCCTGATCCACCAATGGCTATTGGCACATCAACGGCCTGCAGGACTTCCTCAACGGTCTTGGCTGCGTCCTTGGGGGATGTATCTTTAATAAGTGGGTCGGTTGAAATCAGGTGGATGGTGATCATGTCGGCGTTGAACTTTTCAACGTTCTTCTTTGCCCATTCTCCAGGGCTGTCCATGACCTCATCGTAGTTCTGCTTAACAGCCTTTGCCAGGCCGATTCTCATGTCGAACACGTCGATTGTGACCTGGTTCCTGTTCGGCATTGGAGCATCAAAGTAGAATGGAAGGGCTTTTTCGCCACCTAACATTACCTGCTTTCCACGGCTTCCACCGTCTGCAGAGGTGTTTCCAATTGGAACTTCCTGGATCTGAGTTGTCCATTCTGCGATGTTTGCAACATCGAACTTGGCAGGAATGAGATCCTTAAGTTTGGGGGCTGCCAGAGCAGGAGCAATTGCGGGAGCAGCTGCGGAAGCTCCAAAGCCTACGGGGTAACCAAACATGCCTGCAAGTCTTGCAAAGTGCTGTGCAAGTACCGCACTTTCCTGCCCGAGGGCAGCAGCAAGCATGGGGTCAAAGCCGCCTCCGAGTCCACCGAGATCAATCTCAATGTCCCCTTCTATAGTCACACCCTCGAGAGCTTCTACATTCATTCCCCCGAACATGTTTGTTATCTCTGATAACTTCATTTTCTTTGCCATGTAAACCTCACCGTTTCCGTAATTTTTCCGTTTTTGTGAGTGACTGTATAATAAGGAATATAATACAGAACGTGTTTCCAGATTTTTTTCCCTGATATAAGAACAGGGATCGGGGCAGGAACGAACCCTGCTCCGTTATGCTGTTTATTTTAAATACCG is drawn from Methanosarcina lacustris Z-7289 and contains these coding sequences:
- a CDS encoding ATP-grasp domain-containing protein — its product is MKNPEKRENMQNILAIGFDTRNIVCSASRAGYAVCSIDAFRDLDLQKCAYASALLECRTSSELHQLDPRWIIAQMNAFGLDFDAIVPGSGMEMLDPGSFPCPVLASCPDAVKEASNKLHLAKKLEALGMPHPHCYSPEELDDIEYPVILKPASGGGGIFNRVAKNRQELLSALEELSRLDPEFAEKEVVIQEFLEGIPSSVSLLSTNNQALAIAVNEQLIGAPWLSRLPFAYCGNVTPFKTAHAEEMEALAEELVLELGLLGSNGVDFLATEKGPVVLEVNPRFQGSLDTIEMSTKINLFEAHIGCFRGELPEKPEAKLFAARGVLYSDRELFIDRKLMNVILKEKSADIPSMGTVTEPDWPLTSLFACASTRDEAILSLERGAERIKTFIANQTKEGRKPLNPAGKA
- a CDS encoding 60S ribosomal export protein NMD3 — protein: MNSITCPKCGNECDKLFDSVCRDCFFETFKPIELPLVLHVRICSSCGAYFHRSRWENIGNVEEVVLKAVENALFIHDEASDVELCMEPKEMTPYIYRVRAEINAIVKEEPVHAEAKTEVRIQRTACDMCSRESGGYFEAIIQIRAAGRFPTEEEKRSCSAIARESMESMRKKGDRLAFISEALELKEGIDLYMGSMNASRQVCRLIVNELGGSFSESPTLVGMKDGKNLYRITFAMRLPEFMPGDVIRFRGKIIQIRSSGKKVNGISLEDGSRFISTPEDLKGAEKIANLEDAVFTVLVSIEENAILVLDPETYKTVAIKKPMSFSAEAGSEIPVLKTEYGIFALAHSDVPQEKSTTLS
- the acsC gene encoding acetyl-CoA decarbonylase/synthase complex subunit gamma, translated to MKINSPLEAYKYLPQTNCGECGEPTCMAFASKLIDRSGKTSDCPPLVKEKKYAKKLKELDIILAPEIRQVTIGVGEKAVNIGGDDVLYRHKLTFFNKTKLFFDVSDNLEEAALIERVNKIADFKKFYVGRNLLLDGVAIKATSNDPAKFAAAVKKVAEIGLPMIFCSFNPAVLKAGLEVAKDKNPLLYAANKDNWKEVGELALEYKVPVVVSAFNDLDALKTLAKTFAESGIQDIVLDPGTYPSGKGLKDSFNNFLKIRRAGIMGDTEIAYPIMALPLTAWMAGIADPVSASYWETVIASVFTIRYGDIMILHSLEPYAALPEMHLAETIYTDPRTPVSVDGGMYKVGEPDKDSPVFFTTNFALTYYTVESDISANGIVCWLLAVDTDGIGVEASVAGGQLTSAKVKDAFDKAGFDLNKDTNHHTLIIPGLSARLQGDLEDTLGANVKVGPMDSGRIPGWIEKNWPPKQ
- the cdhD gene encoding CO dehydrogenase/acetyl-CoA synthase subunit delta, which encodes MAKKMKLSEITNMFGGMNVEALEGVTIEGDIEIDLGGLGGGFDPMLAAALGQESAVLAQHFARLAGMFGYPVGFGASAAAPAIAPALAAPKLKDLIPAKFDVANIAEWTTQIQEVPIGNTSADGGSRGKQVMLGGEKALPFYFDAPMPNRNQVTIDVFDMRIGLAKAVKQNYDEVMDSPGEWAKKNVEKFNADMITIHLISTDPLIKDTSPKDAAKTVEEVLQAVDVPIAIGGSGNPQKDPEVLAKAAEAAEGERCLLASASLNLDYAVIAEAALKYDHDVLSWTQLDMNAQKELNRKLMKQCKVPRDRIIMDPTTAALGYGLDYAYTNMERIRLAALMGDDELTFPMSSGTTNAWGARESWMVGSPLGQDTDWGPREYRGPIWEIVTGLSLALAGNDLFMMMHPTSVAVLKQITQTLFGLVDAEPVDIGNWIGTEV